In Hallerella porci, the sequence CGCATCCGGACCGCGATCAATGTAATCGCCCAAAAAGACTGCAGAACTTTCTGGATGACGATAAACGCCATGCATTTTTTCGTAGCCTAATTTGCGCAAAAGAATTTCTAATTCTTCGCGATGTCCGTGAATGTCGCCGATGAAATCGATCAAAGAGTGCCTTCCTTGAAGCGTTTAATCATCGTGCCCGAAATGCTTAAGCGTCCTGTGTATTCGCCGATTTCAGAACGTTCCACCCATTTGGCTTCGGAAAGTTCCGATTGCTGCATCGTAATTTCTGGAGAGCCATCTAATTCAGCGGTAAAGCCAGCGATGAGCGAATTGGAAAACGGCCACGGTTCACTTCCGATATAACGAATATTTTTAATGGAAATTCCCGTTTCTTCTTTGACTTCGCGAGCGGCAGCTTGTTCTAAAGATTCGCCCATTTCAACAAATCCCGAAATCAAATACGGTTTCGGATCTGGATTATCCAAATTGTGCGCCATCAAAAGTTTGTCATTCCATGTAACCGAAGTGATGACGACGGGGCAAATTTTTCCGTAAACGGTGTTGCCGCATTCTTTACATACAAACGCTCTTTCGTCTGCTTTGCGCGTCATCGGTTCACCGCAATGACCGCAGAAACGATTGGATTGTTCCCAACGCGAAATGTGCGAAGCGACTGCGCCGCCAAATGCAATCGGCAAATTTTGCATTTTCCGAAAGATGCGATCTTTTATCAATTCAAAATTTTCATTTCCCGCAGCGAAATTTCCATCGGAAGAAAAATACGCAACTTCATCGATTGAAAATAAATAATGAAATGTTTTAGAAATACCGGGCATAATCGCTTCGGCATCTGCAACTTTGGGAATTTCATAATCGTCTGCATTTTTTTTGAGCAAGACTAAATTCCGTTTTGTGTAAATTACATAATCCGAATTTTTTGCAGACTGCACACGAAATTCAATGTGCATTACCTGCGGAGCAATTTCATACATCATAAACGTTTATCCTTTCGATGTTCTTTGACAAAAGCGAGCGCACGACTTTTGCGGCGCGCATGTTCTTGTAAATCGACAGCGACATCAAATTCATCGACAATTTCGCGGCCTAAAATTTCTTCAAGAACATCTTCGAGAGAAGCAAGACCTGCGATAGAACCGTATTCGTCAACGACAGCGACGATGTGCCCGCGCTGTTTTAAAAATCGGATGAGCAATTTATCCAAGCTTAAACTGTCCGGAATAAATTGAATCGGGCGCATTAAATTTTTGATGGGAACGTCGCGTTTTCCTTCGGCGAAAAGATTATACGCATCGCGGCGCATAATGAGCCCGACCCATTTTTCTTTGTCTTCGGGATCGTAAACAGGAATCCGCGAAAACGGCCAATTCGAATGTTTATCCAATTCTTCGCCAATCGTACTGTTGAGCGGAAGCGTAAACGCTACTTGATGCGGCGTCATCACTTTTCGCACCGGAATTGAATCGAGCGCTAAAATATTTTTGATCACGGCAGCTTGCTGACGATCGATAATTTCGTCTTTGAGTCCTAAATTCACAAGGCTGTTGATGTCTTCTACACTAACTTCAGGTTCTTCGTTTTTACTTTTTGTCCAATGCTTCGTAATTATTAAGCACAATTTGATGAGCCCAGTATAAGTGAGAAAAATCGTAATGTAATACATGGGCACTGCGCAAATCGGCGCAACCGATTTTGCTTGCTTCACGCCGATTGTCTTCGGCGTAATTTCGCCAAAGAGAAGAATGAAAACAGAGAGAACGATTGGCAAAACAATTTGCACGGTCACGCTAAAATGCGCCACC encodes:
- a CDS encoding hemolysin family protein; the protein is MFFLFLAVIFCLGCSAFCSFTEAAFYSFPTSGVDVLLKKGAFTAKYIAHVKNNIDRYIASVLIFNTVSNTLGVYLATSVAVAHFSVTVQIVLPIVLSVFILLFGEITPKTIGVKQAKSVAPICAVPMYYITIFLTYTGLIKLCLIITKHWTKSKNEEPEVSVEDINSLVNLGLKDEIIDRQQAAVIKNILALDSIPVRKVMTPHQVAFTLPLNSTIGEELDKHSNWPFSRIPVYDPEDKEKWVGLIMRRDAYNLFAEGKRDVPIKNLMRPIQFIPDSLSLDKLLIRFLKQRGHIVAVVDEYGSIAGLASLEDVLEEILGREIVDEFDVAVDLQEHARRKSRALAFVKEHRKDKRL
- the nudC gene encoding NAD(+) diphosphatase — translated: MMYEIAPQVMHIEFRVQSAKNSDYVIYTKRNLVLLKKNADDYEIPKVADAEAIMPGISKTFHYLFSIDEVAYFSSDGNFAAGNENFELIKDRIFRKMQNLPIAFGGAVASHISRWEQSNRFCGHCGEPMTRKADERAFVCKECGNTVYGKICPVVITSVTWNDKLLMAHNLDNPDPKPYLISGFVEMGESLEQAAAREVKEETGISIKNIRYIGSEPWPFSNSLIAGFTAELDGSPEITMQQSELSEAKWVERSEIGEYTGRLSISGTMIKRFKEGTL